The Triplophysa rosa linkage group LG15, Trosa_1v2, whole genome shotgun sequence genomic sequence agtatttagtttaaatacatcaaaagtaactgtaattaaattacagaaaaaataagagtaatcccttactttactttttcaagggaaaagtaattaaattacagtaactaattacttagtaactagttacacccaacactgatgagGACATTGATTGACTTTAACAGTTGCTTTTTCAATAATGATCCACCAGATGGagacaaacattttttgtcatttgtaaaGTTCATAGAAAGTCTTTTGCAGTGGTCATTCTACAAActccagaaaaataaaaattaataatttatttatccCTTAAAGTACTGGCtgcttttaaataacaaaaaaatatttaaaaggcACAGATAATcagttgttttacagtttttttaaatagatgatgatctcttcatttttgtttagaATTGTGCCgtcctgtttctccagttcaaGGTAAAAATGCAAAGCCTTTAACAAACCTTCTTAAACTGTCAAATTTCACACTGGAAGCCTTATTTATGAGACGAATATCATGAATTGTCATACCCTAACCTTCTTTTTAACATGTAAGGAGTTCACTGAAATTTTCcctcaaatataaatatataactaGTCTTATCCTGATTCAGCTATTAACAGTTAAGACATCAATATGTCAACGATGCAGTGGAAATGCATCCTTGACCAAATAATGTCTTACAGTAGTCGCACAGCCTTGCATGAAGGCAATGATATCATATTCATTCAAGTGTCAACGTGTTAAAGTCATTGAAGCCACAGATATAAGTGCCTAAAAAGTGCCTTAAAGGCCTTCTGAAACCAACAGccctggggtctcatttataaacgttgcgtacgcacaaaatggGTCTGGAAACGTGCGTACGACACTTTCCACGCAAAGGTTGtgatctattaaaaacaaacttgacaggAGAATGTGCGCACATGtaagcaaactctgacccatgcctacgcacattctggagacaaggggcgacacacaaatggtgagttagtgaacaTAGATCGCAGAAagtaagtgtgataaaaacgATTATAAGCATTGATGCCTCACACAATTTGACCTTTATCCGTTAAAGATCCATATTATCACAAAGATTAgatctgcagagttatttgcgcttgtattgagtgattattgtttcatgcaccttcttgtaaaatccaactcaaacctaaaataaaaattaaatctaaatatttaatcagcgctgtctcaccatcacactctGAGCGCATAATGAGGATCCGACTGAATATGCACAGCAATACGAatactgcagaacacagtgtacataaatactaaatatattttccttaaatactgtgcataatcatcgaatgtcaaagtctgggaatacagccattaagctctcgcacaatcgtttctctttatgttggaatgaagaaacattcgtcttttacaaatatgtcttcaaatttgatctcaggtgaaggacaccactaattaattatgtgattttaatgaggtgttaatgatcagtctaaatgctgtgaACATATAAATGCCAAATTATATTTGGGTTACTATCAAATTGTAAGGTATAAGTTCAGTACATCCTTCCATGCATCCAACTTTACACTTCATATTGCTGCTGATTCAAGGTTTGCACAGAATATCTAGATGATCTGTTCGAGCTTGCTGAGTGAaaactgtatcccacaatgcaatgtgctGAATGAGTGAtcaatatttttagtttttctgctTAAAAAGAATTTTGTCAATGATAAAAATTTCACTTGCATATGCAGGCTCCAAGTAGACATAAATGACAAAAAGCCTCAAAACTCTAATTTTGGTTTCATGAAGTCTTTAAGCATTTCAATTTtcacatatataaaatatattcaaatataaactgtATCTTTTTGCGGACGGGCATTATGCaataatgactcaatcatcaaGACATTTGTTCTTTGCTTTTTAATGACAACAATgttctcaaaaaaaaaacaaagatttttatGTTATACGAAGAGAGAGGGAAAGTGAGACAGTCCGCTTGACTGGACCGAGGCTTGACCCGAAGTGCCATTCAGAGTGCAGTCTGGAGGATGTTCGGCTGTAGGTGTTTTCAGCATGATGTTGAGATGAAGTGAGACGCATTTCctaaacagaaagaaaataataaatatcaattgAAACTTATTTCTATTTTATGGCTACCAAAACTACAAGAATAATAAGTTAGTTGACCGTGACGTCATGTAACAAACCTTAAAACATTGATGTTTTTGTCCAAGATGCGTTGCAGAACCACTTTTGTCCAAGATGCATTTCAATATCACTCCTGCAAGGCtgcaacacacaaaacatctcCAGACCAACACAGGACACCTGTGGATTATGAAATAACATCATTTATTTCACTCTACACAACTcatagaaaaaaaatacatttaaagtatttaaaacATCTGCGTATGGAGCTTTAACAAGATTTGTTAGAACTTACAAGATGTTGTTTTGGGTAAGGCACAAGATCTCTCTTCGGGACGCTGCCAGACGGAGCAATTTTACAAGTACAGACTTGCTGTGAGAACTGCAACATTGTCAAATAACATGGGTGTCAAACTCGGTTCCTGGAGGGCTGcggtcctgcagagtttagcctCAACACTGCCTGGAAGTTTCTTTGTCCTGAAGACTTGCAGgcaaactctgcaggacagaaGCCATCCATCCGATTTAGACACTCCTGTTTTAGAGCCTTCAATGACAGTCAGATCACAAGATGGGGGTGTGGGGACTATGGCGGTGTAGGAAGTCTAattaaaattattcaaaaatcaataactaattatttatattttcatttatttgtacttttttgtatttttttattgattttttatttatttaatatttttattgccattttttctttttaattacaATTTAGAAAAGACTCATCAATTTTTACAACCCGGCCATATTCTTGTAATCCACATTTGGATGTGGAAACCCCTCTAAATAGCCCAATCAGTTTTCCACtttttgaagaaaaaacagGACCTCCACTGTCCCCTTTAATCCCTACTACAGAAATCAGTAATTCATTTTCGAGCATGTCTTTTACGCCGGGATGGTGCTTCATAATTTTGCCCTTCTTTTTTTCGAAGGTACCTTTAGTgttcagagaaaaaaaataaatgctgtCGTTTATGTAAATTcgatttgttgttgtttttatattttcaaattgTAGAGGATCCACAGAACCTTGCAACTTAAGTATAGCCAAATCCTGGTTTTGATTTGTTTCTGCACAATGAACCAAATACATGAGACAATTTTCATATTGcggaaacattacaagtatacTACAATCATCAAGATTCTCAATGACATGTTTTACGGTCACTACAAATCCAGATCTATAATAATAACCAAGCCCactttttagtattttttgttCCTTGTGAGACCAAATTATTATAACACACGTAAAATGCCATTTCAATCTAATATTGTCATGTAGTATAATTTGTTCGTCTTTAATGCATTTTGGACCGGGATTAGATTTTAACTCTTTTACAACATGCCCGAAAAACGTTTCATTTCCAAAATGCCAAATGAATTTATCAATAAACAATCCTGTAACGCCTATTCTGTGTTTAACTGAAATAGATGAATGATTGTCAATGGATTTATTAAATGGTCTGTGATTTCTCACACTTATGCAAGTCATACATGTAAAATAGTCCATTTTCTGAATCTGATGCAAATCATAGAAAACACAAAGGATTAACATCATTAGTAAATATTGCAGCACTACCAAATTTTGAAGCTTTGTTTTGAGAGGTTTTACTTTAGTGAATATTTGGTATGTAAATCATATTGTTAATAGTAATActaatacaaattaatttaaaatacaataaataaatataaagccATACCTTTTAATGTTTCAGTTTAGTCTGCGCGACAAAGCACACCTGGAAACCCAAGGCTTTTATAGGTGCTATAGAAGGTGTGGTGTGAGGGAGGAGGTACTGTTCTAGAGAAATGAAACCTTAAAATATACGcttcccaaaaataaaattggcCTGCATGTAAGTTTCTGTACACATTCCTGCTTAAATACTGGAACAGTTTCATCACACATCTATGTCAATTTATTTGTACTGACTGGACAAATTTCATTACGGACTATGAAAGATGtgcaattttcattttatattattttagttctCATACATTTGAAAGATTCTGTTTGTGGTTTGTGGTATGACaactatacagtacagtacacactGATAATGTAACAAAGACCCCTCACATCAGAAACAGGTTTATGTTTCGGTTTAATGAATTTATGAAGCCAcctgtcttttttgttttgtgtggtaTTGTTAGGTGATAACTGTCAGAAGGGATGGGGGTGGGTTTTTTGTGGTGTGAGGAGATGCTCTTATTGTAAAAAGAAACCTTGAATGCTTTCCAATTACAAGAAAAGATAAACAAAGTTCTCTGCCTTCAAAGTATGAAAACATGGTGGAGTGTCTGTTCGTGTCTGTCCACATCCCTGTAGTTTCATCAACTTATGTACTGACTGAAGAAGTTTCAACATAGAGCATTAAAGCCATGTTTAGGTTTTACATTCAAATAGATAGTATTGCCCCTACAAGATCACTACAAAGATGTAATGGGTGTAAAATATTTCAGACTTCACTTTCTGCCtgccttatttattttgttttgttctcatgTAAACAAATTCTTCACAGTTTATCTGATAAAAGCAGGTTATAGCTATGAGGACAACAAATTCGTATGGAGTCTGCATATGATCTCAagtacaaaacaaacagctatattattaaaaaacttttttaattgAAATCGTGATCATAGGAATCAACGTGTCCAGATGAAAATCACATTCCGCCACGTCTAATCTAACCAAGCCACTAATGCTGTGAAAGGCGTAGTCATCTGTCACAAGTCCCACAAACTGCACAACCGGTTATGCAGAGAAAATGCAGAAGTACTTTAAGAACAGGTTTGACAAGATAAAACAAaagcatttcaaataaaacagtcGAGAATTATTAATctgtttatctgttttgttCATCTCTATCAGTGGGTTTAGTACTAAAACAGATCATAAACAGACAAAATGcacatgtttaaatgtttaactttacGTTTATGAGTCAGTCCTTGTATTGTACAGGCAGGTTTAGACAAACATTAACCTGCTAATCTAAATACACACATCCAACATGTGggatttattaatatttgtcacATGCATGTGAAATTTTACATGTGGCTGATTCTATAATTCAAcatacaatttgcattttaaaaactGTCAGACATTACCCCCTTCACTAAACAAGATTTTTTACAATGATTTTACAGCAGTGATCCACCAGATGGAGACAAAGTTTAGAGattcttttaaaaaacaaaggtAATTTGAAGCAGGAGTCTTTTGACATATTTTGtgcttataaaacaaaaacatctttaaaaagcaAAGctattgtatgtttttatgcatggatgataatattaatatacactATTAGTTTTTGTTGAATCTAGAATCTTGCTGTCCTGTTTCTCCAGTACAAGTAAAACATGTTAAAACTTTAACAACCCTTCTTAAACTTTAAATTAGATCATAGCAGTGTCAGTTATATGAAAGACATCAGCAATTGTCATGCTTTCATTTTAACATAAAGAGCACACTGGAATTACCACACATTTTCCGTcagatataaatatattaatagtCTTGTCCTGATTCAGCTGTTAAGACATTTAGGTAACCATGTCAACCATGCAGTCTAAATCTTCAGTTGTAAATGCATCCCTGATCAAATAATGTTTTACATAAAGGCAATGATGTCCTATTCATTCAAGTGTCAAGGTGTTAAAGTCATTGAAGCCACAGATATAAGTGGATAAGAGAATCTTAAAGGCCTTCTGAAAACGAGGATAGAAAAACCCATAGATTAAAGGATTACAAGTTGAATTGAAATAgccaaaccaaaccaaagcaTCAAAAACATCCACCGGGGTGGCAAAATTAAGGAAAGGATCGACAGCCGTGGCAGTAAAAAAAGGCAGCCAGCAGACATAAAACACCCCCATCACAATGGCAAGAGTTTTAGctgcttttctttctctctgtgctgAGCTTTGACTCTTCAACACCCCTGCAGTCCCCACCGTGACACTTTCAGAAATAACTCGTGCGTGTTTTCTCGCCACGTGGAAGATTTTCATATACAGAGAGGTCATAATTGTGCCAGGAAGAAAGAAGGTGAGAAGTGAACAAATGAGACCCCACTGTTTGTTAAAAAACAGAACACAGCTTCCCACACAGTACACTTGCATGATAAACGTTTCCAAACCAACCTTGTTGATCCCTGAAAACACAATGCTGAAGCTGTACATAAATGAAAAGAGCCATGTGAAGATGGTAAATACAGTCACGGTGTTGTTTGTGATTCTCATTGTGTATCTTAGAGGGTCACAGATGGCCCAGTATCTGTCAATAGATATTAAACTGAGATGGATTAAGGAAGAGATACTGAAAGTCATGTCCAAACTAGAATGCACTTTACAAACAACATCTCCCAGAAACCAACAGCCCTGGACAGACCGCACCATGCTGTAGGGCATGACCAGAGAGCCCAGCAGACAGTCGCTGGCAGCCAGAGAACGAACGATCAGATGAGTCGGAGACTGAAGCTGTTTGAAGTGAGAGATGGAGATGATGATCAGCAGATTCCCCAAAACTGTGGTGAGGATCATGAGCAACATGAAAGCGTACATTGCCACTTTAACTGCAGTGAGACGATGAGCTCTAGGACACGAGTCTGGCAGGAGCGGATAACAGAGGAGAATATTCTCAGCGTAAATCTCACTCTCATTCGGAGACATCGTGTGCCGCTGCGCCGAATCAAAACGCTTTGTAAACGTAGAGAGAAAAGTCTTGACAGAACTTTGAAGAGAACCAAGCACAGTACAtcaagtatatatataaaaacaatgtgaGCATTTATACCACATTCACACTATGAAAATACATGAATGGGTTTTGCGCGGCACATTTGGACATATATTTGCTCATGTTTGCAGAAAGGTAACGCCCTGACTCtcataaacacatttgaatATGTAAATTCTTGTAAAACGGATGCTATGTAACTGTGGGGTtcgtttctaaaataaatgacattgttACTCTGTGGAATTGTAATTTAATGATGCAAAGTGCGCTTCTCGGGATTTCCGGATGCGTGCAATTCGTTTAGTCCGTGCGCCCTCTGTAAATAAGAGCGAGCTGAAAAACTGCTGAGaaagatattctaaaaaaaacaacactctcttttacaatattaaatattattcagaTATTCTATAATATTCGTTTGTGTGTGGATACATTTTAAGAGTGGCCTGCTTTTGAAATAGATAATGAATATGTGTTCAACGCTCAGTTTTACGCATTAAGAGTGATGTCCGATTTTGGAAAATTAATGCCGTTAATACCGTTTTTCGAATATATAATTAAAGATGTAGTACCTATTAAAAATATGCACGTGTCTAGCTGCGTTTGGAGTATAAACTAAAGCTCAgacatgagaaaataatttaGGGAGGCTTGGCAAAAAATACGCACGACACATATGCGAAAGATTATTGAGTCAAGAGCCTGAAGAATGATTGCTGAACGAGTTGATCAACAAAATAACTACTTTGAGGCCAATATAGGCCTATTTCCCTTTAGTCTTTTGTATAGCCTATTGGTATATTGTACATTGTCAGTAAGTTTGGTCATTTTGCACGGTTTATTTGATCTGAggtgaaaatgaataaatgttgtaCAAATGTACCCACTCTTGTAAATAATGTTTGACCATTCTATTCCCAACACCTTATGTGGTGAAGGTGTTTTTGATACTGGCTCTTTCTGAAGAGGGACCTCGTTTCAAACTTGGCCTGCATGTGAACCGTCCTAAATAGGCTACCTGTGGAAAATGGCGTCTAAACCAGCCTGAGCAGCTTTGTCTCGTAAGAATTACGGTGGTCTCCCATAGGCCAAGCCCGTGATCAGCTGGTCCAGTGAATTAAACTGAATaaagatttttatgaaaattaGAACAATTATTCATAAGCAAAATTTTAGAAAAAAG encodes the following:
- the LOC130566286 gene encoding trace amine-associated receptor 4-like → MSPNESEIYAENILLCYPLLPDSCPRAHRLTAVKVAMYAFMLLMILTTVLGNLLIIISISHFKQLQSPTHLIVRSLAASDCLLGSLVMPYSMVRSVQGCWFLGDVVCKVHSSLDMTFSISSLIHLSLISIDRYWAICDPLRYTMRITNNTVTVFTIFTWLFSFMYSFSIVFSGINKVGLETFIMQVYCVGSCVLFFNKQWGLICSLLTFFLPGTIMTSLYMKIFHVARKHARVISESVTVGTAGVLKSQSSAQRERKAAKTLAIVMGVFYVCWLPFFTATAVDPFLNFATPVDVFDALVWFGYFNSTCNPLIYGFFYPRFQKAFKILLSTYICGFNDFNTLTLE